The following are from one region of the Paenibacillus bovis genome:
- the pabA gene encoding aminodeoxychorismate/anthranilate synthase component II, giving the protein MILVIDNYDSFTYNLVQYLGELGEEVVVRRNDEIDMDGIRELAPDHILLSPGPCTPTEAGITIDVIQQFKGEIPIFGVCLGHQAIGQAFGGNVIRAERLMHGKTSPILHQSSSVFESLPSPFTATRYHSLIVERSSLPDCLEITAETEEGEIMGLRHKEYAIEGVQFHPESIVTDHGHTILRNFLSRKVDKAIV; this is encoded by the coding sequence ATGATTCTTGTAATTGATAACTACGATTCGTTTACGTATAACCTGGTACAGTACCTGGGAGAACTTGGAGAAGAGGTTGTTGTACGTCGCAATGACGAGATTGATATGGACGGTATTCGTGAACTCGCACCGGATCATATTCTGTTGTCGCCGGGGCCGTGTACACCGACAGAAGCCGGCATTACGATTGATGTGATTCAGCAGTTCAAAGGCGAGATCCCGATTTTTGGTGTATGTCTGGGCCATCAGGCGATCGGTCAGGCATTTGGTGGCAATGTTATCCGTGCAGAGCGTCTGATGCATGGCAAGACTTCTCCGATTTTGCATCAGAGCAGTTCGGTATTTGAGAGTCTGCCATCTCCATTTACAGCGACCCGTTATCATTCATTGATTGTAGAGCGCAGCAGCTTGCCGGATTGCCTGGAGATTACAGCAGAGACCGAAGAAGGCGAGATCATGGGACTTCGTCACAAAGAATATGCGATCGAGGGTGTACAGTTTCATCCGGAATCTATCGTAACGGACCATGGGCATACGATTCTGCGTAATTTCCTGAGCCGCAAAGTAGACAAAGCGATCGTATGA
- a CDS encoding aminotransferase class IV, translating into MQYVSINGVITPIDQAVVSVMDHGFLYGMGLFETFRTYNGQPFLLDRHLERLQAGCESLSIRWQADEKQIRLHIHSLMQATDLEEAYIRYTLTAGIDILGLPSGAYEQPTVVIYAKALPDSPRRLQLDSPDSSNPSSAAELESLQQHLSVRSKSLRKLHTLRNTPEGDTRLKSLHYMNSILGKQELLQYGDQPAAGVEGLMFTSRGEIAEGIVSNVFFVKDHRLHTPSLGTGILPGITRAHIIELAGHIDIPVEEGLYSWEDLLAADEIFLTNSIQEIVPVTRLLADDRMYSVQQQAVGMITARLYAAYEKEAYRL; encoded by the coding sequence ATGCAGTACGTCAGTATAAATGGTGTGATTACACCTATAGATCAGGCCGTGGTCTCCGTCATGGATCACGGCTTCTTGTATGGAATGGGACTGTTTGAGACTTTCCGTACGTACAATGGACAGCCTTTTTTATTGGATCGTCATCTGGAGCGACTGCAAGCTGGCTGTGAATCTCTTTCTATTCGCTGGCAGGCGGATGAGAAGCAGATCCGCCTGCATATTCATTCCTTGATGCAGGCCACTGATCTGGAGGAAGCCTATATCCGCTACACGCTGACTGCCGGGATAGATATACTGGGTTTGCCTTCCGGTGCCTATGAGCAGCCTACTGTTGTCATTTACGCCAAGGCACTGCCGGATAGCCCTCGCCGACTTCAGCTGGATTCTCCGGATTCATCGAACCCTTCTTCGGCAGCGGAGCTGGAGAGTCTGCAGCAGCACTTGTCTGTCCGAAGCAAATCCCTGCGCAAATTGCATACGCTGCGCAATACACCGGAGGGCGATACTCGTCTGAAGTCACTGCACTACATGAACAGTATACTGGGCAAGCAGGAGCTGCTTCAGTATGGGGATCAACCGGCTGCTGGTGTAGAAGGGCTTATGTTCACCTCCAGAGGAGAGATCGCCGAGGGAATCGTCAGCAATGTATTTTTTGTAAAAGATCATCGTCTTCATACGCCTTCGCTGGGTACCGGTATCCTACCTGGTATTACCCGCGCGCATATTATCGAGCTGGCCGGGCATATCGATATCCCTGTGGAAGAAGGACTCTACAGCTGGGAGGACCTGCTCGCCGCAGACGAAATATTTCTTACAAATTCTATCCAGGAAATTGTGCCGGTAACCCGCCTGTTGGCGGATGATCGCATGTACTCTGTACAGCAGCAAGCGGTTGGTATGATAACTGCCCGTTTATATGCAGCTTATGAAAAGGAGGCTTATCGTTTGTGA
- the cysK gene encoding cysteine synthase A: protein MAKVVNNVTELIGGTPLVRLNRLVPEDSAEIYLKLEYQNPGSSVKDRIALSIVEEAEKQGVLKPGGTIVEATSGNTGIGLAMVAAAKGYKCVIVMPETMSLERRNLLRAYGAELVLTPGSEGMNGAVKKAENILSENPDYFIADQFRNKANLKVHRETTGPEIAEAIDSIGGTLDAFIAGIGTGGTITGAGEVLKSRFPDIKIYAVEPAASPILAGGQPGPHKIQGIGANFVPEILNQDIYDEIIHVENDEAFETARRVAKEEGVLSGISSGAAVHAALKVAKQLGKGKRIVVIIPSNGERYLSTPLYNFEA from the coding sequence ATGGCAAAAGTCGTAAATAACGTGACCGAATTGATCGGAGGTACTCCGCTCGTTCGTCTGAATCGTCTAGTACCGGAAGATAGCGCAGAGATCTACCTGAAGCTGGAATATCAGAATCCGGGTTCCAGCGTCAAGGACCGTATCGCATTGAGTATCGTGGAAGAAGCGGAAAAGCAGGGCGTACTCAAGCCTGGCGGTACGATTGTTGAAGCGACAAGCGGTAACACCGGTATCGGTCTGGCGATGGTCGCAGCAGCCAAAGGCTACAAATGCGTAATCGTAATGCCAGAGACGATGAGTCTGGAACGCCGCAATCTGCTGCGTGCTTACGGTGCCGAGCTGGTGCTGACTCCAGGATCGGAAGGCATGAACGGAGCAGTCAAAAAAGCCGAGAATATCCTGAGCGAGAATCCGGATTATTTTATCGCCGATCAGTTCCGCAATAAGGCTAACCTCAAAGTACACCGTGAAACAACCGGTCCCGAGATCGCCGAAGCGATTGACTCGATTGGTGGAACACTGGATGCCTTTATAGCAGGTATCGGTACAGGCGGTACGATTACCGGAGCAGGCGAAGTGCTGAAAAGCCGCTTCCCGGATATCAAAATTTATGCGGTAGAACCGGCGGCTTCTCCTATTCTGGCTGGCGGACAACCGGGTCCTCACAAAATTCAGGGGATCGGTGCGAACTTTGTACCGGAAATTCTGAATCAGGATATCTACGATGAGATTATTCATGTAGAGAATGATGAAGCTTTTGAAACGGCTCGTCGTGTAGCCAAGGAAGAAGGCGTGCTGTCCGGCATTTCTTCCGGTGCTGCTGTGCATGCTGCGCTCAAGGTTGCCAAGCAGCTGGGCAAAGGCAAACGCATCGTGGTTATTATTCCAAGTAACGGTGAACGTTACCTGAGCACACCACTGTACAATTTCGAAGCTTGA
- a CDS encoding peptidyl-prolyl cis-trans isomerase, with protein MTKVKSPVWTAVMVLFIVIIMLLGAFWVIRAVQHSGDQTDVAVVGNESISEQAWISELKKRYGQETLTQMINRRVVQLEADARHITVSDTEIRDDLAERMSGYASPQAFYKEMQTQFGLTPEDLQQESKYQIQLEKIATESIEVSDAQIEDYLQQHAQETAQHQYDLAWIETDTEQAAEEAVQRIENGEDFAAVAEKLSIDSFSSGKGGELGWIDEDDPFQPPEVIKVLSQMQAGEVMGPLALSTGHYAVVQVKDIRTPSSSSLQLSRETAKRKAALAQAEPLTELEQKLRSKYNARILSSAP; from the coding sequence ATGACGAAGGTTAAATCACCGGTATGGACAGCCGTCATGGTCTTATTCATAGTCATCATTATGCTGCTCGGAGCCTTTTGGGTGATCCGGGCAGTTCAGCATTCTGGGGATCAAACGGATGTGGCAGTGGTAGGCAATGAATCTATTAGTGAACAGGCATGGATTAGCGAGTTGAAAAAAAGATATGGTCAGGAGACCCTGACACAGATGATAAACCGGCGGGTTGTTCAATTGGAAGCCGACGCGCGTCATATTACGGTCAGTGATACAGAGATCCGGGATGATCTGGCAGAGCGAATGAGCGGATACGCCTCACCGCAGGCCTTTTACAAGGAAATGCAGACCCAGTTCGGTCTGACTCCCGAAGATCTGCAGCAGGAATCCAAATATCAGATCCAGCTGGAAAAGATAGCGACTGAAAGCATCGAAGTGAGTGATGCGCAGATAGAGGATTATCTGCAGCAGCACGCACAGGAGACTGCGCAACACCAGTATGATCTGGCATGGATCGAGACCGATACCGAGCAGGCTGCCGAAGAAGCGGTGCAGCGTATCGAGAATGGTGAAGATTTTGCGGCAGTAGCGGAGAAGCTGTCGATCGACTCCTTTTCTTCCGGCAAAGGCGGGGAGCTCGGCTGGATCGATGAGGATGATCCTTTTCAGCCGCCTGAAGTGATCAAGGTTCTCTCACAGATGCAGGCAGGAGAAGTGATGGGTCCGCTGGCACTCAGCACCGGTCACTATGCTGTCGTACAGGTCAAAGATATTCGTACACCGTCTTCCTCCAGTCTGCAGCTCAGCCGGGAGACCGCAAAACGCAAAGCGGCACTTGCCCAGGCAGAGCCCCTGACAGAACTTGAGCAGAAGCTGCGCAGTAAGTACAATGCCCGTATTTTATCGTCTGCACCGTAG
- a CDS encoding anthranilate synthase component I family protein, with protein MTRVCISLQDWQQWLKQGFNQLPYMIEVSLKGQLLPDSWESVWNEQYPHSFVLENGKNGRYTYLGLRPMSLLSGQGNEAVIHEYAPINATGQVPQLMPVSKMTGRPLEMLREWMSAHHAPRVEELPPFTGGCVGFLGYDVARSLEKLPQQLQNDLDLPDYVWMKFDHIWVIDHQEGKLYCCVHTASAAEWSASLEYTDQNAMASLSYPIKQAYDQAAHQAERMLEQWNSWYKAAGEETHSLHHRQQFLLNHPLSSTDSREDHHHFTTGFRQEQFEKAVLAVQEYIRQGDVFQVNLSLRSERKISTAPESIYEWLRVTNPSPYMGLLRLPGFQLVSASPELLVSVIGDSVSARPIAGTRRRGMTEQEDQAMEAELTGNDKERAEHIMLVDLQRNDLGRIARYGTVRVPELMTIERYSHVMHLVSGVEAELAADRDVYDVIAAVFPGGTITGAPKIRTMEIIEELEQTRRGAYTGSMGWIDYNGNMELNIIIRTLTVKEDMAYMQAGAGVVIDSNPYREYRECFNKSRALARAVLLSEQYDAALQKREDYS; from the coding sequence TTGACCAGAGTATGTATATCCTTACAGGATTGGCAGCAATGGCTGAAGCAGGGATTCAATCAGCTGCCTTATATGATAGAAGTATCGCTAAAAGGCCAGTTGCTGCCGGATAGCTGGGAGTCGGTATGGAACGAGCAGTATCCTCATTCTTTTGTATTGGAAAATGGTAAAAACGGACGGTATACCTATCTAGGACTGCGACCGATGTCTCTACTGAGCGGTCAAGGTAACGAGGCAGTTATTCACGAATATGCACCAATCAACGCTACGGGACAGGTACCACAGTTGATGCCTGTTTCCAAAATGACTGGCAGACCACTGGAAATGCTGCGCGAATGGATGTCAGCTCACCATGCACCGCGTGTAGAGGAACTTCCACCTTTTACGGGAGGTTGTGTAGGATTCCTCGGTTACGATGTCGCTCGTTCTTTGGAAAAGCTGCCTCAACAGCTCCAAAACGATCTGGATCTGCCGGATTACGTCTGGATGAAGTTTGACCACATCTGGGTGATCGATCATCAGGAGGGCAAGCTCTACTGCTGTGTGCATACAGCATCGGCAGCAGAATGGTCTGCATCATTGGAGTATACAGATCAGAATGCTATGGCATCTTTATCATACCCTATCAAGCAAGCCTACGATCAGGCAGCACATCAGGCAGAACGAATGCTGGAACAGTGGAACAGCTGGTATAAAGCAGCTGGAGAAGAAACTCACTCTCTGCACCATCGTCAGCAATTTCTGCTCAATCATCCACTGTCTTCGACCGATTCGAGGGAAGATCATCACCACTTCACCACCGGTTTCCGGCAGGAACAGTTTGAAAAGGCTGTGCTCGCTGTACAGGAATATATTCGTCAGGGTGATGTATTCCAGGTGAACCTGTCTCTGCGCAGCGAGCGCAAGATATCGACAGCACCGGAATCTATTTATGAATGGCTGAGAGTGACCAATCCGTCACCGTATATGGGGCTGCTGCGTCTGCCTGGTTTCCAGCTGGTATCTGCTTCACCGGAGCTGCTCGTCTCCGTGATAGGCGATTCCGTTTCAGCCCGGCCGATTGCAGGTACACGCCGCCGCGGAATGACAGAGCAGGAAGATCAGGCGATGGAAGCCGAACTTACGGGTAATGACAAAGAGCGAGCCGAACATATTATGCTGGTGGATCTGCAGCGTAATGATCTGGGACGTATCGCCCGCTATGGAACGGTACGTGTACCGGAGCTGATGACGATCGAGCGTTATTCGCATGTGATGCATCTGGTCTCCGGTGTCGAAGCGGAACTTGCGGCAGACCGTGATGTATATGACGTGATTGCAGCTGTTTTTCCGGGCGGAACGATTACCGGTGCTCCGAAGATTCGCACGATGGAGATTATAGAAGAGCTGGAGCAGACACGCCGGGGAGCGTATACCGGTTCGATGGGCTGGATTGACTATAACGGCAATATGGAATTAAATATTATTATCCGAACGTTAACCGTCAAAGAAGATATGGCATATATGCAGGCTGGAGCCGGTGTCGTGATCGATTCCAATCCTTACCGCGAATACAGAGAGTGTTTTAACAAATCCAGAGCGTTGGCAAGAGCTGTACTGCTGAGTGAACAGTACGATGCGGCTCTGCAGAAAAGGGAGGATTACTCATGA